Part of the Streptomyces sp. NBC_01353 genome, GGGTGCCGCCCCGGGCCGCGAGCGGCCCGAGCACCGGCCAGGCCCGGATCTCCTTCTTGGCGAGCATCCGGCCGGGCAGGACGGCGGCCACGAGGGGGATGTCCAGCCAGGAGATGTGGTTGGCGACGATCAGCAGGGGCCCCTCGGCGGGGGCGGGGACTCCGGTGACCTTCAGGCGGACGCCGAAGGCCCGGAGCACCAGTCGGCACCAGCGGCGGGCGAGCGCCCGCCGGCCGGCGGGCGGCAGCGGCGCCGCCAGGGGTGCGAGCAGCACCCCGACCAGGACGGCGGCGACGCCCACGGCCAGCCGGGCCGCGGCCCGTACGGGCCCGGCGGCCGGACCCTTGTGCCGTGCGCAGGGATCGGGGGCGCACGGCGAGGTCGGCAGCCAGGGCGAGGCGGAGGCGGAGCCGGCGGCGGTCACTGCGCCGGTGCGAGGGAGAGGAAGTGGCGCAGGTAACGGGGGTTGGTCTTGCGCAGCGACAGCAGGACGTAGAGGTCGGCCACGCCGAAGTCGACGTCGTGGGCGGGTGCGCCGCAGACCCATGCGCCGAGCCGCAGATAGCCGCGGAGCAGCGGCGGGAGTTCGACGCGGCCCTCGGGGCGGGTGATGCCGTCGGGGGTCCAGAGCTTGTGCGGGGTGACCCAGTACTCCTCGGGGGCGAGGTGCTTGGCCTTGACGGTGTCCCAGGTGGCGGCGGCGAGGGTGCCGCCGTCGGCGAGCGGGATCGAGCAGCAGCCGGCGAGCCAGTTGTGGCCGGTGCGGGTCATGTAGCGGGCGAGCCCGGCCCAGATCAGGGCGATGACGGCGCCGTTGCGGTGGGCGGGGTGGACGCAGGAGCGGCCGACCTCGACGAGGTCGTCGCGGACGGGGGCGAGCCGGCCGAGGTCGAACTCGCTCTCGGAGTAGAGGCGTCCGGCGATCCGGGCGCGGTCGGGCGGCAGGACGCGGTACGTGCCGACGACCTCGCCGGTGGCCTCCTCGCGTACCAGGAGGTGGTCGCAGTAGGCGTCGAAGGCGTCGATGTCGAGGCCCGGCTCGGGTCCGTCGAGACGGGCGCCCATCTCACCCGCGAAGACCTGGTGACGCAGGCGCTGGGCGGCGCGGACGTCTTCCTGGGTGCGGGCGAGACAGACGACGTAGCGCGGCTCCGGGTCGGCGGCCGGGATCCCGGACCGCGGCTGCGGCTGGGCCGGGACAGAGGCGAGCGGGACGGCCGTGGCGGTGGCACCCGACGGGACTCCCGCGGGAACGGGGAGACCGGCGGGGACGGGAACAGCGGGGGCCGCGGCGGCTGCGGGCGACGGTGCGGGCATGTCGGGCTCCTCCGGCGTACGGAAGGGGGGACGGTGAGGGCCGGACCGGGTGAGCGGTGGTCCGGCTCCTTACTTCTTCCGTGACCGACTGGATTCGACATGACCGTTCGGGGGATCGCGGGTGTGCGGTCGCTGAATGCTATTCGGCGAGGGTCTGCGTGATCTGCTCCGAAGCCGACTCGGCGGCCTTCTTCGGGTCTTCGCCCTGCAGGACCGCGGTCATGTAGGGCTTGATCGGGTTGGACGCCTCGACGTCCGCCCACTGCGGGGAGTTGGGGGTGGCCTTGCCGCGGGCCGCGCCGACGGCCATGACGGCGGTGGCCTCCTGGCCCTCGACGACGGAGGCGAGGGAGCTCTTGTTGGGGACGTAGTTCATGGCACGGGCGAGTTCGGCCTGCCACTTCTCCCCGGCCAGCGCCTTGACGACGTCGATGGCCGCGTTCCGCTCGGGCGCGTTCTCCGGGACGATCAGGTCGGAGCCGCCGGTGAAGACGGCGCACGGCTGTCCGGCCTTCTTACCCGGTATGGGGAAGAAGCCCAGCTTGTCCTTGAGCGCCGGGTCGGCCTTGGTGATGGCGGCGACGGCGCTGGGGGTCGCGATGATCTGGGCGACGTCGCCCTTGGCGAAGACCTCGGCCTGGGGCGGGGTCTGCTCGTCGGCGTTCTTGGGTCCGGAGCCGAGCGACTGCAGCTCCTTGTAGAAGTCCATGCCGCGCAGCGCGGCCGCGCTGTCGAGGGCGCCGATCCAGTCGCCGCCCTTGTCCTCGGCGAGTTCGCCGCCCTCGTCCCAGATGAACCCCGCGAGGGTGTACCAGTCCTGTCCCGCGAGGTAGATGCCCTGGGAGCCGGTGCGGTTGAGCTTCTCCGTGTCGTCGAGCCACTGCGCCCGGGTCGCGGGCGGCTTGGTGACGCCGGCCTGCTGGAAGAGGTCCTTGTGGTAGATCACGACGCGGTTGGCGGCGTACCAGGGGATGCCGTACTGGGCTCCGCTGATGCGGCCGGGCTCGGCGAGACCGGGCAGCCAGTCCTCGCTGCCGAGGTCGCGGACGGACTCCAGGGTGAGGTCGTAGAGCTTGTCGGTGTCCGCGTACTGGGCGACCTGGGTGTTGCCGACCTCGATGACGTCGGGGCCGCCCTTGCCGCTGATCGCCTCGGTGACCTTCTTGCCGATCCCCGTCCACTCCTGGAACGTGAACTCCAGTTCGATGCCCTCGTGCTCGGCTTCGTACACCTCGGTGAAGCGTGTGAGGAAGTCCTCGCTGACGCTGTCGCGCATCAGCCAGACGTCGACCGTGCGGTTGCTTTCGGCGGCGCCGGGCAGGAGCCCGCAGCCCGCGAGGGCGAGGGCGGTGGCGGCTGCGAGCGGACAGACGAGATGGCGGTTCTTCACGTAGGTCACCTTCTGCGTTCCATGAAATGGAGTGCGGCATGGGGAGCTGACCCGTCGTGGGGGGACCGAACGGCGTGTTCGCGCGGGTATGTGGCCTGGATTCTGGTCTGGACCAACCAAGTGGTCAAGTCCCGAACGTTTCGGTTCGGGGCGGGCGTGCCCTGCACGCCCGCCCGTTATCCCCGGTACGGGCGGGACAGGCGTTACGGGACGGCCGGTACGGAGTCCTCGAAGGCCGTGCCCGCCGTGCGGTACGCGGCGACCTTGGCGGCCACCTGGGCCGGGGTCAGGACCTGGTCCTTCACGTGCAGGACGTAGTCGACCTTCTGGTCGTAGGCGCGCGCGGTCGTGGAGCTCTGTCCGGCGAGGTCGATCAGCCACTGGTTGAAGTTGATGGACATCGGGCGCTCGGGCAGATAGCGCGCGTCGTGCCGGCCGAACTCCTGGCCGTCCACGTAGTACACGATCGTGCTGTCGTCGATGGTCAGGACGAGGTCGTGCCAGCCGGCGTAGCTCGCCCGAACCTCGGAGTGCTGGTTGACCGCCTCCCACGGGTCGGGCCGGTAGGTCTCCCACGAGGTGGTGTAGAGGATGTTCGCGGGCTCGCCCCAGCCGCCGTTGGGCAGGTACTCGAAGTCGTACTCGGCGTAGTCGTCCGCCATCGGCGCCTTGAGGTCGTTGATGGTGAAGAAGGTCTGGACGAGGTGGTCGCCGTCCGGTCCGGAGAGCGGTGCGTCGGAGAAGCGGACCCGGGCGGCGTAGGTGCCGTTCCTGAACTTCATGGACCTGGTGAGGATCTCGGTCTGCTTGGTGGACTCGGCGGTCCCGGCGGTCGAGGTCCTGAGGTTCATGATCGAGTTCGTGCCCTCCTTGGCGAAGGTCACGTTCTCGGGCGCCCAGCCGGCGCCGGGCACGCCCGGTCCGCCGGAGTTGGCGCGCACGCTCCAGCCGTGGGCGGAGATCGCCGGATCGGTGTGTCCGGTGTAGTCGAAGTCGTCGAAGAGGGCGGGACCGCCGGTGGGCGGCGGTGTGGTCGGGTCGGTCGGCGTCGGGGTCGGCTCGTTGCCCGCCGGGGCGGTGCCCCAGACCGGGGCGCCGCCGACCGTGGCGGTAACCTTGCTCCAGTTCGCGTACGTGGTCTGGGCCGGGCCGAAGGAGTAGTCGTCGTTCTGGTTCAGCGGCTGCCAGTTGGAGCGGTGGAAGCGCAGCTGCATGTCGCCCGTGTCGGCGCCGGGGGCCAGGCTGCCGGCGCCGGCGGTGAAGCCGACCTCCAGAAAGCGGTCGGCGGTGGCGGTGGGATTCGCGAGCG contains:
- a CDS encoding GNAT family N-acyltransferase; amino-acid sequence: MPAPSPAAAAAPAVPVPAGLPVPAGVPSGATATAVPLASVPAQPQPRSGIPAADPEPRYVVCLARTQEDVRAAQRLRHQVFAGEMGARLDGPEPGLDIDAFDAYCDHLLVREEATGEVVGTYRVLPPDRARIAGRLYSESEFDLGRLAPVRDDLVEVGRSCVHPAHRNGAVIALIWAGLARYMTRTGHNWLAGCCSIPLADGGTLAAATWDTVKAKHLAPEEYWVTPHKLWTPDGITRPEGRVELPPLLRGYLRLGAWVCGAPAHDVDFGVADLYVLLSLRKTNPRYLRHFLSLAPAQ
- a CDS encoding extracellular solute-binding protein, whose protein sequence is MKNRHLVCPLAAATALALAGCGLLPGAAESNRTVDVWLMRDSVSEDFLTRFTEVYEAEHEGIELEFTFQEWTGIGKKVTEAISGKGGPDVIEVGNTQVAQYADTDKLYDLTLESVRDLGSEDWLPGLAEPGRISGAQYGIPWYAANRVVIYHKDLFQQAGVTKPPATRAQWLDDTEKLNRTGSQGIYLAGQDWYTLAGFIWDEGGELAEDKGGDWIGALDSAAALRGMDFYKELQSLGSGPKNADEQTPPQAEVFAKGDVAQIIATPSAVAAITKADPALKDKLGFFPIPGKKAGQPCAVFTGGSDLIVPENAPERNAAIDVVKALAGEKWQAELARAMNYVPNKSSLASVVEGQEATAVMAVGAARGKATPNSPQWADVEASNPIKPYMTAVLQGEDPKKAAESASEQITQTLAE
- a CDS encoding cellulose binding domain-containing protein; translated protein: MSNRPMSARPIGAGLRIRAALAAAAVTGLGATALTALPAAAAGEAVTVQYRQSATGSDQVEPWFKVVNTGSSSVPLSQVKVRYYFKADPGASYTYACSWAVKGCANLTGTFGTLANPTATADRFLEVGFTAGAGSLAPGADTGDMQLRFHRSNWQPLNQNDDYSFGPAQTTYANWSKVTATVGGAPVWGTAPAGNEPTPTPTDPTTPPPTGGPALFDDFDYTGHTDPAISAHGWSVRANSGGPGVPGAGWAPENVTFAKEGTNSIMNLRTSTAGTAESTKQTEILTRSMKFRNGTYAARVRFSDAPLSGPDGDHLVQTFFTINDLKAPMADDYAEYDFEYLPNGGWGEPANILYTTSWETYRPDPWEAVNQHSEVRASYAGWHDLVLTIDDSTIVYYVDGQEFGRHDARYLPERPMSINFNQWLIDLAGQSSTTARAYDQKVDYVLHVKDQVLTPAQVAAKVAAYRTAGTAFEDSVPAVP